The following is a genomic window from Bordetella sp. H567.
GACGGCACGAGGCGCCCGCGGGCGCCGCGCGCCGCCGTCTTCCGGTCCCTAGAACGACGTGCGGGGTCGCGCGTCATCACCAGGTCTCGTTATGAAGCCCCTCTTTACCCGGCGCTGCGCCGGGCTCCTCGCCTGTCTGGCCCCCGTCTGGGCCGGCGCCCAACAGAACCCGGCCGCCGCCCAACCCCCCATCACCCAGCTCGATACCGTGGTCGTCACCGCGACCCGATCGCCGGAACCCTTGAAGGACGTGCTGGGCGACGTCAGCGTCATCGATCGCGACACCCTGGAAAGCGCCGGCCAGAGCAGCCTGGCCGAAGTGCTGTCGCGCACGCATGGCATCGAATACGCCAACAACGGCGGCCCGCAGACCGTGACCAGCCTGTTCATGCGCGGCGCCAACAGCAACCAGACGCTGGTGCTGGTGGACGGGCAGCGCATCAACAATGCCACCAATGGCCTGGCGGCGCTGAACGCCATACCGACCAACAGCATCGACCACGTGGAAATCGTGCGCGGAGCGGCCAGCAGCCTGTATGGCGCGGACGCGCTGGGCGGCGTCATCAACGTGATCACCAAGCGCGACGCGGACCGCCCGCTGTCGGCCTATGCCTCCGTCGGCGGCGGCACCTATGGCACCAGCAGCTATAGCGCCGGGCTGTCGGGCGCCGCGCAGGGCTGGACCTACAGCCTGGCCAGCAGCTACCAGCAAAGCCGCGGCTTCGACGCGACCAACGGCAAGAACTTCCTGCACAACCCGGACCGGGACAGCTACTACGAAAACAACGTGGCCGGTTCGCTGGGCTACGAATGGATGCGCGGCCAGACATTGACCGCCCAGTTCTACCAGACGCACCTGAACGGCGGCTACGACAATGGCATGCCCTACTTCAACGACCGCTCCATCCAGGACCTGCAGGGCTATTCGCTGACCAGCACGAACCGGCTGACGGACATCTGGACCAGCACGCTGCGCGTGGGCAGCACGCTGGACCGCAATCGCAACGAAAACGCGCCCGCCGACGAGAACCCCTTCGACACGCCGAACGGCAAGAGCACGTTCCGGACGCGGCAGAACCAGTACCTGTGGCAGAACGACCTGCAGTTCACCAAGGACCAGAAGGTAACGCTGGCCTACGAACACGTGGACCAGCGCGTCGCCGGGGACATCGGCGATTTCAACAACTTTCCCGTCACCTTCGGCGACTACGCGCGCACGAGCCGCCATGTGAACTCGTTCACCGGCGTCTACCTGGGCGACTTCGGCGCGCATCACGTACAGGCCAGCCTGCGCAACGACGACAACTCGCAGTTCGGCAACCGCACCACCGGCGGCTTGACCTACGGCTACGACATCACCAGCCGGATCCGCGCGACGGTGGGCGCCAATACCGGCTTCCGCGCGCCGAATTTCAACGAGCTGTACTGGCCGAATGACGGCGGCTTCGTGGGCAACCCGGACCTGAAGCCGGAGACCTCGCGCAATGTCGAGGCCAGCCTGCGCTACCAGGACGACGACAGCGAACTGGGCGTGACCTACTATCACAACAGGGTCAAGAACCTGATCCTGAACGAGCCGACGGCGGACAATCCCTTTCTGTTCCAGGCGGTCAATGTGTCCAACGCGCTGCTGGAAGGCGTGACGCTGACCGGGATGAAGAAATTCGGCGCTACGCGGCTGCGCGCCAGCCTGGACTTGAGCGACCCGCGCAATACGGATGAAGACACCCGCCTGCCGCAACGCGCGCGCAAAGTGTTGCGGCTGTCCGCCGACCATCGCTTCGGCGATTTCCTGGTGGGCGCGGAGATGTACGCCAGCGGCGACCGGCTCGACGGCAGCGGCGATCGACTGGGCGGCTACACGCTGTACAACCTGGTGGCCTCCTATGACCTGACCCGCAGCCTTCAGGTGCAGGTGCGCTGGAACAACGTGTTCGACAAGGAGTACACCTTGGCCAATGGCTACAACACGCCCGGTTCGAACGCCTTCGTCAACCTGACCTGGCGCATGTAGGAGCGCACGGGCGGATGAGCAGGCACCCGAACCGGCCGGCATCGTCGCCGCGCCGCCACGGCGCGGCGGTGTTTGCCCGCGTGGCCATCCTCGCCATGGCAATAGGCGGCGCTTGCCTGGCCCAGCCCTCCGTGACGGCGTCCGCCGGCGTCTCCGTCCAGGATGACGACGGCCGCGCCGTCACGCTGCGCCATCCGGCGGTCCGGGCCATTTCGCTGGCCCCGCACGCGACGGAGCTGGTGTATGCGGCGGGCGCCGGCGACAGGCTGGTCGGCGTGGCGCGCGGCAGCGACTATCCGCCCCAGGCCCGCGCGCTGCCGTCGGTGGGCGACGGCCTGGTGCCCGATTCCGAGCGCGTGGCCGCGCTGCGGCCGGACCTGGTCATCGGCTGGCTGCCGGCGGGTGCCGCGCCGCTGCTGCCCGTCCTGCGCGCGCTGGACGTTCCGGTGTACTACAGCGACCCGCGCACGCTGCGCGACATCCCCGACGCGGTGGATCGCATGGGCGTGCTGTTCGGCACGCAAGCCGTCGCGGCTCCTGCCGCCGCCGCGCTGCGCGCGCGCATCGACGCCCTGGCGGCCCGCTATGCCGGCCGCAAGCCGGTGCGGGTGTTCATCCAGGCGGGCGGCGATCCCCTTTACACCCTGAATGGCAGCAGCATCGTCAGCGATGCCCTGCGCCTGTGCGGTGGCATCAACGTCTTCGCCGACGCGCCCGTCACGGCACCGCAGGTCACGCAGGAAGCCGTCCTGGCGGCGCAGCCCGACGTCATCGTGGCCAGCGCGGCCAGCCTGCAGGCGATCACGGCGGCATGGCGGGCGCTGCGGCTGCCGGCGGCGCTGCGCGGACGGGTCGTCGGCATGGACGCCGACGCGCTGTATCGACCCGGCCCCAGGCTGATCGACGCCGCCGAAACACTGTGCGCGGCCCTGGACCGGGCGCGCGACACCACCGATACGCCAGGGCCGCGCTGATCGCCCCCTGACCGGCCATGCCACCGGCCGCCTTGGGCCGCGCGCCTCACGGGGGCATCCGGAAAACAGGAGCGATGGCGGCGCGGCGCCCTGCTTTATCATGACGGAATGCGCCGCGCGCCATCCGGGCGAACGGCAACTCTTCCGCTCTCGCCATGTCCTCCCAAGATACCTTCACCATCGCCGGCCGCACCTTCCGGTCCCGCCTGCTCGTCGGTACCGGCAAGTACAAGGATTTCGAACAGACCCGCCAGGCGCTGGACGCCAGCGGCTGCGAAATCGTCACCGTGGCCATCCGCCGCGTGAACCTGGGCCAGAACGCCAACGAACCCAGCCTGCTGGATTTCGTGCCGCCCTCGCATTTCACCTACCTGCCCAACACCGCCGGCTGCTACACGGCCGACGAAGCCGTGCGCACCCTGCGCCTGGCACGCGAACTCCTGGACGGCCACGACCTGGTCAAGCTGGAGGTGCTGGGCGACCCGCACACGCTGTTTCCCAACATGCCCGAAACCCTGAAGGCGACGGAGACCCTGGTCAAGGAAGGCTTCAAGGTCATGGTCTACTGCACCGACGATCCGATCCAGGCGCGCATGCTGGAAGACCTGGGCGCGGTAGCGGTCATGCCGCTGGCCTCGCTGATCGGCTCGGGCATGGGAATCCTGAACCCCTGGAACCTGCGCCTGATCCTGGACCAGGCGCGCGTGCCGGTGCTGGTGGACGCGGGCGTCGGGACGGCCTCGGACGCCGCCATCGCCATGGAGCTCGGCTGCCAGGGCGTGCTGATGAATACCGCCATCGCCGGCGCGAAAGACCCCATCCTGATGGCCAGCGCCATGAAGAAGGCCGTGGAGGCGGGCCGCGAGGCCTACCTGGCCGGCCGCATGCCCCGCAAGCTTTACAGCGCCTCGCCGTCCTCGCCCACGGAGGGCGTGGTGCGATGATACCCAACGCGCTTTCCATCGCGGGCGTCGACCCTTCCGGCGGCGCGGGCGTGCTGGCCGATGTGAAGGCCATGAGCGCGCTGGGCGCCTACGGCTGCGCCGTGATCGCCGCGCTGACGGCACAGAACACCGAAGGCGTCAGCCAGGTCGCGCCCGTGCCGCCCCTGTTCGTCGGCCAGCAGATCGACACGCTGTTCGCCGACGTCCGCATCGATGCCGTGAAGATCGGCATGCTGGGCCAGCAGGGCGTGATCCAGGTCGTCGCGGAAAAGCTCGCGCGCTGGCGGCCGCCGCACATCGTGCTGGATCCGGTCATGGTGGCCAAGAGCGGCGACCTGCTGCTGGAACGCGCGGCCGTCGGCGCGTTGCGCGAAGCGCTGCTGCCGCAGGCGACCCTGCTGACGCCCAACCTTCCGGAGGCCGGCGTCCTGCTGGAGGAACGCCCGGTGGAAACCGTCAAGGAAATGCGCCGCGTCGCCGAACGCCTGCGCAACAAGATGGCCCATGACGGCCAGCGCTGGGTCATGGTCAAGGGTGGCCACCTGCCGGGCGATGACACCATCGACCTGCTGCATGACGGCGACCGCATGATTGAATTGCCCGGGCGCCGCATCGCCACCCGGAACACCCACGGCACGGGCTGCACCCTGTCCGCGGCCTTGGCGGCGCTGATTCCGCAGACGGGCGACGTGCCGGAAGCGGCCCGGCGCGCCAAGGCCTACCTGGCCGAAGCCATCCGCCACGCCGAGAGGCTGGACGTCGGCAAGGGCCATGGCCCCGTACATCATTTCCATGCGTGGTGGTAGGGCCGGGACGCAAATCGGTACAATTGCCCAGCCTCCGAACTCTTTTTGCCGTGTCATGAACGCCTCAACCCTGCCCGACGTCGAACAAGCCCGCTTCAATATGGTGGAGCAGCAGATCCGCCCGTGGGACGTGCTGGACGAAAAAGTGCTGGCTGCCCTGTCCAAGGTGCGCCGCGAGCTCTTCGTGCCGCCCGCGCTGCGATCGCTGGCGTTCTCCGACCTGGAAATCCCCTTGCAGATCAATGCGGTGGACACGCGCGAGACCATGCTCGCGCCCAAGGTCGAAGCCCGGTTCGCCCAGGAACTGCTTCTGGCGCCGACCGACGCGGTGCTGGAAATCGGTACCGGTTCGGGCTACCAGGCCGCGCTGCTGGCCACCTTGGCGCAACAGGTCACGACGGTGGAGATCGACAGCCGCCTGGTCGCCTTCGCCCAGCAGAACCTGCAGATGAACAACGTCGCGAACGTCAAGATCGAAACCGGCGACGGGCGCAACGGATGGGGCACAACCGAGTATGACGCCATCCTGCTGACGGGCTCGGTGCCCGTGGTGCCGGACGGCCTGAAGTACCAGTTGCGCATCGGCGGCCGCATGGTGGTGGTGGTCGGCACGGCGCCCGTCATGACGGCCTGCCGCATCACGCGCACGACGGCCGCCAGCTTCGAAACGGTCAACCTGTTCGAAACCGTTATCAAGCCGCTGCGCGGCGCGACGGTATCGCAGTTCAAGTTCTAACCCGCGACGGCGGGCGGATCAGCCGCCCTGTATCTTGCGGACCAGGGCCGTCGTGGAACGCTGGAATTCGAAGGGCACCGCGACTGCCCGCCCCCCCCAGCTGCGGACCAGCGCGGTTTCCGGCAGCTTTTCCATGTCGTAGTCCCCGCCCTTGACGATGATGTCGGGGCGCAGCAACGCGATCAGGGCTTCGGGCGTATCCTCGTCGAAGGCCGTGACGGCGTCCACGCACGCCAGCGCGGCCAGCATCGCCGCGCGGTCTTCCTGGTTGTTCAGCGGCCGCTCCGGGCCCTTGCCGAGCCGGCGTACCGACGCATCCGTATTCACCGCCACCACCAGCGCAGCCCCCAGCTGGGCGCTTTCGTCCAGATAGGTGACATGGCCGCGATGCAGGATGTCGAAGACGCCGTTGGTGAACACCAGCGGGCGCGGCAGGCGGCCCTCGGCAAGCGCGTCCACGCATTGCCGGGGGGTAAGGATCTTGGATTCGAATCGGGCGGTCATGCGGACATTTTAACGACGCGCGGCCAGGGCGGCCCTACTCCCGCGCCGCCCTGTCCCGCCTGACCGGCCTTGAACCCGCGGGCCGTGCCTCAGCCCAGGACCAGCGAAGACAGGCCGCGCGCTTCGGCCGCGGCACGCTCCATGACCGCATCGCTGCCGCGCTCCATCAGCGACATGATTTCCTTGCGATAGCGGTTCAGATCCTTCACCGATTCGAAGCTGCGGTCCAACAGCTTGGACAGGATGTGCAGGATGCGGTCGCCCACCTTCTTCTCCCACACGCCGTCGAAACGGATCTGCGTGTCCAGCCACTGTTCCAGCCAACCCGGTTCGGGCAGCCGGGATTGCACCGTGTCGTTGGGGAACAAGGCCTTGTTCACATGCAGGTTGGTCGGATGCATGGCCTGCGGCGTGCGGCTGGCCGATGCCATCAGCATGCCGATCTTGGAAAACGCCAGGCGGGCCTGCGCCTGCGTGTTTTCACCACGGTCGAACAGCGCGCGGCGCATGTATTGCAGATAGGCGCCGGCATGGCGGGCCTCGTCCTGCGAAATGGTCTTGTAGATGGCCTGGATCACCGGTTCGGTATGCCAGCTGGCGGCGCAGCGGTACCAGTGGTTCAGGCGGATCTCGCCGCAGAAATGCAGCATCAGGGTTTCCAGCGGCGGCGCGGGGTCGAATTCGAAGCGCACCTTGTGCAGCTCTTCTTCCGTGGGCATCAGGTCCGGCCGGAAGCGGCGCAGGTACTCGATCAGCACCAGCGAATGCTTCTGTTCCTCGAAGAACCACACAGACATGAAAGCCGAGAAATCGCTGTCGCCGTGATTGTCGCGCAGGAACATCTCCGTGGCGGGCAGCGCCGCCCACTCGGTGATGGCATTCATCTTGATGGTCCGCGCCTGTTCATCGGACAGCTTGGCGCCATCGAAGTCATCCCATGGAATGTCGGTCGACATATTCCAGCGCACGGCTTCCATGGATTTGAAAAGTTGCGGATAAAGCATGGTTTGGGTCCGAAAATGTATTAAGTGTCCCCCGCACTCGTATGGCCCCATATCATGGCCGCGCGGGCGCGCATCGCTTATAGGTTTGTCATGCGTACGCGTGTTGAAGCTGGGCAAAAAGCGCATGGGTGATAAGCCCATTCGCCGTCTTCCTTTATCGCCGTTGCATGCGAAGACTTGATGACAAATACATGGCAGAACTATGACGAAGGGCCTGCCGCCCGGAAAAACCGCGCGAATAAAAACAACAGGCCGGGTTGGGACACCCGCTGACGAAGCAACAGGGATTAAAAAAAGTTGGGACGCGGACGGACCGCATTCGGGTGCGGCAGTCCTCAGCGGGTGGAAAACCAGATGATCAGCGCGAGACCGGCCGCCAGTACCGCCGCGACGACGGATAACAGGCGATTCGTATGCTCCTGCGCCTTGCGCAGCCGGCCCAGTTCCAACAGCACGGCGGGCTCCACATTCGGCCGGTTCAGGCGATCGTGTACCAGCCGCGGCAGCGCGGGCAGGATCTGCGACCACTGCGCGGCTTCCTTTTCCAGCTGTTTTTTCAAGCCGGCCATGCCGATGCGCTCGCGCATCCAGCGCTCAAGATAGGGCTTGGCGGTTTTCCAGAGGTCCAGGTCCGGGTCCAGTTCGCGCCCCAGCCCTTCCACGTTCAGCAGCGTCTTCTGGAGCAGGACCAGCTGCGGCTGGATTTCCACGTTGAAGCGCCGCGATGTCTGGAACAGGCGCAGCAGCACCTGGCCCAGCGAGATCTCCGACAGCGGCCGATCGAAATAGGGTTCGCAGACGGCGCGCACGGCGCCTTCCAGCTCCTCTTCGCGCGTGTCCGCCGGCACCCAGCCCGATTCGATATGCAGCTGGGCCACCCGCCGGTAATCGCGACGGAAGAAGGCCAGGAAGTTCTGCGCCAGGTAGTTCTTGTCGAATTCCGACAGCGAACCCACGATGCCGAAATCCAGCGCGATGTAGTGGCCCAGTGTTTCGGCGCGGTCGGACACATAGATGTTGCCCGGGTGCATATCGGCATGGAAGAAGCCGTCGCTGAACACCTGCGTGAAGAAGATCTCCACGCCGGTGCGCGCCAGCTTCTGGATATCGATGCCCGCCGCGCGCAGCCGTTCGGTCTGGCCCACCGGGATGCCGTACATCCGCTCCATGGTGAAGACCGTATTGGCAGTGAACTCCCAGATCACCTCCGGCACGATGAGCATCCGGCCGCGGCCACTGTCCGGCCCGAAGTTGCGCCGCAGCTGGCTGCAGTTGGAGGCTTCGCGTACCAGGTCGAGCTCGTCGTGCAGATACTTGTCGAACTCCGCCACGACCTCGCGCGGCTTCAGGCGGCGGCCGTCAGGGCCCAGGCGCTCGATGACCGACGCCAGCGTGCGCAGCAGGGTCAGGTCTTTTTCGATTATGTCGAGCATGCCGGGCCGCAGCACCTTGACAGCCACTTCGCGGCCATCGTGCAGCACGGCGAAGTGCACCTGGGCGATCGACGCCGACGCCACCGGATCGACTTCGAAGTGCTTGAACAGCGTGGCGGGCGGGGCCCCCAGCGCGGTCTCGATGCATTGCGCCGCCTGTTCCGACGGGAAGGGAGGCACGCGATCCTGCAGTAGCGCCAGTTCGGCCGCGATGTCGATGGGGATGAGATCGCGCCGGGTCGACAACACCTGGCCAAACTTAACGAAGATCGGGCCCAGCGATTCCAGGGCGCGGCGCAGGCGCACGCCGCGCGCGACGCGCGGCCGCGTGCCGAAGCGCATGACGCGCAACAGCAGCGTGGCCAGGGGATGATTCAGGCTGGACAGCACCAGCTCGTCCAGGCCGTAGCGCAGGGCCACGACCACGATGCGCACGAAACGAAGAAAGGTCAGCATCGTTCAGGCGCCACCATGGCCCGCGTTCGCGGCGCCCCGCTGATCCTGCATGCGCTGCAAGCGCGCCTGCAGGGCGAGGAAACGCGCCTGGGCGACGTCCAGCGTGGCGTTGGCGCGCGCGATATCGGCGGCCCAGCTTTCCATCAGAGGACGCGGCGTCAGGATGGGCCGTTCCTGCGCAAGGTATTCAACCAGGTTGTTCCCCAATCGCGCCGCGGCGCCGCGCAGGCCCGAGGACAGGGCGCGCGCCCCGCCCACCAGCCGGGCGGCGGCGATATCGCCGAACCAGCGCGCCAGGTCGTCTTCGACATCCCAGCGCAATTGCGCGGCCAGCTCCGCCACCACCTGGGCCAGGCCCGCATCCCCGGAAATATGCGTCATGTCGGCGATCGCGTCGGCGCGCGCGCGCGCGGCCGCGGCGGGGTCGGCGTTTTCGCTACCGCCCTGGAAAAGGCGCGCGACGCGGAACCGGGCGGGATCGCCCGTCAACGTCACGTCGGGCACCACCGCGGGATCCGCCACATCCGCATAGCCTTCGCTATCGATGGTGAGCGAAAGCTTGAACGCGCCCACGGCCAGGCGCACGGTCTTGCCGGCATGGCGGGCAAGGCGTGCGCGGGCCCAGTCCTCCCGCCGCAGCAAGGCATTGAGCGCGCGGACAGCGGGACGGCCAGGATCGGGCAAGACGGGAATCGGCAGCATGAATTTACGACGGGACGCAAGGCGCCCTGGGATGATCAGACCGCAAGTTTAACGGGTCGCCCGCCCCGGCCGGCGCCGCGCCGGAATAAGGGCCTGGAAGGAAGCCCCAGGGAACGCCGGCGTGCCGGGCCGCGCCAGCCTGGCGGGCAAGGCACGCCGCGCCGCGGACTGGGCCAGGATAAAAAAAACCGGCCCCTGCGGAGCCGGCGTGAGGGCGGTTGCCCGAGCAAGGCGAACCGCGGAAGGAAGAAAAACAGCGGGGCGATCAGCTCGCGTGGACGGGAATCTGCTGGATACCCGCCAGCAGCCATCCGCCCTGCGTGGGCTTGAAGAGGTTCCAGACTTCCTCGAAGCGGAACGCTTCGGCGCCCGGCTCTTCGCGCAGCATGCCGGAAAAGCGCACGCTGGCCAGATGACCGTCGGACACGGCTTCGATGCCCAGCATTTCGGCATTGAGCAGCACGACTTCGGTGCGGTTGGGGGCGCCCTGCCGTTCCGTCAATTGGGGCTTGAGTTCGACGATGAGGTCGTCGGTCAGGTATTCGCGCAGGCGTTCGGTATCACCGCTGTCCCATACGCCCTGGATGCGGACGAACTGTTCCTTGGCCTGCTTCAGGAAGGCCGGGGTGTCGAAATCGCCCGGGATGAACCAGTTGCTTTCCGCATCCGCGCGCGGTGCAGCGCCGGATTGCGTCCCGAAGCCCGACGTCGCCGCGGGCGCGGCTGCACCCGCGGCCGCACCAGCCGCACCAGCCGCCGGCAGGGCATCGCGCCACGCGGCGGGCTGCTGCTGGGCGGGCGTGTCAGCCTGGCGGGCCATGCCGTAGGCGCCCTGCATGGCCGGCCGCGGGCCAGCACCGCGCAGACGGCGGACGATGAACATGACGGCAAAGACGACCAGGGCGATCAGCAGCAGGCTTGAGAGCATCTCGGCGAAGGCGCCGGACAGGCCCAGGTGCGACAGCAGCGCCGCCAGGCCGAGGCCGGCTGCGATACCGGCGATGGGGCCCAGCCAGCGCGATGCGCCGCTGCGCGCGGTGGCGCCGGCCGCACCCGCGGCGGCGGCGCCGGCGGCGGGCGCGGCGGCCGAAGCCGCTGCCGGCCCGGTGCCGGTGGACGGCGGCGTCGTCGCCTGCCGCTGCATGGTCACGTTGGGGGATTGGCGGCCTATGCTGCCGCCCCCGCCCACGCGCCGCGCTTCGGCGTCGAACGAGGTGGCAATCATGGCCATACCGGTTACGGCGACGAGCGCAGCAGCCAGGAAACGGCGGAAGTAAGGGGCTGACATGGTGTGCTCCTGTAGTCGTTCGCAAGGCGTCGCAGCCGGATGGCGCGAATCGCACCGCATGCGGACGGGAGCTGTCGCCCCGCGAACGTCATTTGGGTTTTGCCTGGGTTTCCGCTTGGGCGCCTACCGGACGGGCCGGCCGACCGGCCTTGCCGGTAGACCGTACCGGTTAGACCGGCCGGTTTGACCAACCGGGTTGACCAACGGGGGTTGACCAACAGGGTTGACAACCGAAGCATACTTACAGAAACCTGAACACCTACAGGATATCCGACTTTTGCCTAGGTAACAAGCGCGGTGGCGCTAGGGCCTGTCAACGCTAGGCCAGGCGTACGCCTTCGTGCAGGGCGACGACACCGCTAGGCCAGGCGTACGCCTTCGTGCAGGGCGACGACACCGGCGCTCAGGTTGAAGTACTGCACGCGCTCCAGCCCCGCATCGCGCAGCATGCCTGCCAGCGTTTCCTGGTCGGGATGCATGCGGATCGATTCCGCCAGGTAGCGATAGCTGGCTTCGTCCTTGGCCACCTTGCGGCCCAGCCAGGGCAGCACATTGAACGAATACCAGTCATAGACGGGCGCCAGCGGCTTGGCGACCCGCGAAAACTCCAGCACCAGCAGCTTGCCGCCGGGTTTGAGCACGCGTGCCATCTCGGCCAGCGCGCGGTCCTTGTGGGTCATATTGCGCAGGCCAAAGGCCACGCTGACGCGATCGAAATAGCCGGACGGGAAAGGCAGGCGCTCGGCATCGCAGACGGCGACGGGCAACAGCAGCCCTTTGTCCGCAAGGCGGTCGCGCCCCACCCGCAGCATGGAATCGTTGATGTCGGTGAGCCACACCTGGCCTTCCGGGCCGGCGCGCCGCGCGAAGGCACGCGCCAGGTCACCCGTTCCGCCGGCGATGTCCAGCACCTTCATGCCGGGCCGCACGGCGGCGCGGCCGATGGTGAACGCCTTCCATACGCGATGCAGGCCGGCCGACATCAGGTCGTTCATGACGTCATAGCGCGACGCCACGGAATGGAAAACTTCGGCGACCTTGCTG
Proteins encoded in this region:
- a CDS encoding TonB-dependent receptor domain-containing protein, producing the protein MKPLFTRRCAGLLACLAPVWAGAQQNPAAAQPPITQLDTVVVTATRSPEPLKDVLGDVSVIDRDTLESAGQSSLAEVLSRTHGIEYANNGGPQTVTSLFMRGANSNQTLVLVDGQRINNATNGLAALNAIPTNSIDHVEIVRGAASSLYGADALGGVINVITKRDADRPLSAYASVGGGTYGTSSYSAGLSGAAQGWTYSLASSYQQSRGFDATNGKNFLHNPDRDSYYENNVAGSLGYEWMRGQTLTAQFYQTHLNGGYDNGMPYFNDRSIQDLQGYSLTSTNRLTDIWTSTLRVGSTLDRNRNENAPADENPFDTPNGKSTFRTRQNQYLWQNDLQFTKDQKVTLAYEHVDQRVAGDIGDFNNFPVTFGDYARTSRHVNSFTGVYLGDFGAHHVQASLRNDDNSQFGNRTTGGLTYGYDITSRIRATVGANTGFRAPNFNELYWPNDGGFVGNPDLKPETSRNVEASLRYQDDDSELGVTYYHNRVKNLILNEPTADNPFLFQAVNVSNALLEGVTLTGMKKFGATRLRASLDLSDPRNTDEDTRLPQRARKVLRLSADHRFGDFLVGAEMYASGDRLDGSGDRLGGYTLYNLVASYDLTRSLQVQVRWNNVFDKEYTLANGYNTPGSNAFVNLTWRM
- a CDS encoding cobalamin-binding protein; this translates as MSRHPNRPASSPRRHGAAVFARVAILAMAIGGACLAQPSVTASAGVSVQDDDGRAVTLRHPAVRAISLAPHATELVYAAGAGDRLVGVARGSDYPPQARALPSVGDGLVPDSERVAALRPDLVIGWLPAGAAPLLPVLRALDVPVYYSDPRTLRDIPDAVDRMGVLFGTQAVAAPAAAALRARIDALAARYAGRKPVRVFIQAGGDPLYTLNGSSIVSDALRLCGGINVFADAPVTAPQVTQEAVLAAQPDVIVASAASLQAITAAWRALRLPAALRGRVVGMDADALYRPGPRLIDAAETLCAALDRARDTTDTPGPR
- a CDS encoding thiazole synthase, whose product is MSSQDTFTIAGRTFRSRLLVGTGKYKDFEQTRQALDASGCEIVTVAIRRVNLGQNANEPSLLDFVPPSHFTYLPNTAGCYTADEAVRTLRLARELLDGHDLVKLEVLGDPHTLFPNMPETLKATETLVKEGFKVMVYCTDDPIQARMLEDLGAVAVMPLASLIGSGMGILNPWNLRLILDQARVPVLVDAGVGTASDAAIAMELGCQGVLMNTAIAGAKDPILMASAMKKAVEAGREAYLAGRMPRKLYSASPSSPTEGVVR
- the thiD gene encoding bifunctional hydroxymethylpyrimidine kinase/phosphomethylpyrimidine kinase, which gives rise to MIPNALSIAGVDPSGGAGVLADVKAMSALGAYGCAVIAALTAQNTEGVSQVAPVPPLFVGQQIDTLFADVRIDAVKIGMLGQQGVIQVVAEKLARWRPPHIVLDPVMVAKSGDLLLERAAVGALREALLPQATLLTPNLPEAGVLLEERPVETVKEMRRVAERLRNKMAHDGQRWVMVKGGHLPGDDTIDLLHDGDRMIELPGRRIATRNTHGTGCTLSAALAALIPQTGDVPEAARRAKAYLAEAIRHAERLDVGKGHGPVHHFHAWW
- a CDS encoding protein-L-isoaspartate O-methyltransferase family protein — its product is MNASTLPDVEQARFNMVEQQIRPWDVLDEKVLAALSKVRRELFVPPALRSLAFSDLEIPLQINAVDTRETMLAPKVEARFAQELLLAPTDAVLEIGTGSGYQAALLATLAQQVTTVEIDSRLVAFAQQNLQMNNVANVKIETGDGRNGWGTTEYDAILLTGSVPVVPDGLKYQLRIGGRMVVVVGTAPVMTACRITRTTAASFETVNLFETVIKPLRGATVSQFKF
- the rfaE2 gene encoding D-glycero-beta-D-manno-heptose 1-phosphate adenylyltransferase yields the protein MTARFESKILTPRQCVDALAEGRLPRPLVFTNGVFDILHRGHVTYLDESAQLGAALVVAVNTDASVRRLGKGPERPLNNQEDRAAMLAALACVDAVTAFDEDTPEALIALLRPDIIVKGGDYDMEKLPETALVRSWGGRAVAVPFEFQRSTTALVRKIQGG
- a CDS encoding ferritin encodes the protein MLYPQLFKSMEAVRWNMSTDIPWDDFDGAKLSDEQARTIKMNAITEWAALPATEMFLRDNHGDSDFSAFMSVWFFEEQKHSLVLIEYLRRFRPDLMPTEEELHKVRFEFDPAPPLETLMLHFCGEIRLNHWYRCAASWHTEPVIQAIYKTISQDEARHAGAYLQYMRRALFDRGENTQAQARLAFSKIGMLMASASRTPQAMHPTNLHVNKALFPNDTVQSRLPEPGWLEQWLDTQIRFDGVWEKKVGDRILHILSKLLDRSFESVKDLNRYRKEIMSLMERGSDAVMERAAAEARGLSSLVLG
- the ubiB gene encoding ubiquinone biosynthesis regulatory protein kinase UbiB, which encodes MLTFLRFVRIVVVALRYGLDELVLSSLNHPLATLLLRVMRFGTRPRVARGVRLRRALESLGPIFVKFGQVLSTRRDLIPIDIAAELALLQDRVPPFPSEQAAQCIETALGAPPATLFKHFEVDPVASASIAQVHFAVLHDGREVAVKVLRPGMLDIIEKDLTLLRTLASVIERLGPDGRRLKPREVVAEFDKYLHDELDLVREASNCSQLRRNFGPDSGRGRMLIVPEVIWEFTANTVFTMERMYGIPVGQTERLRAAGIDIQKLARTGVEIFFTQVFSDGFFHADMHPGNIYVSDRAETLGHYIALDFGIVGSLSEFDKNYLAQNFLAFFRRDYRRVAQLHIESGWVPADTREEELEGAVRAVCEPYFDRPLSEISLGQVLLRLFQTSRRFNVEIQPQLVLLQKTLLNVEGLGRELDPDLDLWKTAKPYLERWMRERIGMAGLKKQLEKEAAQWSQILPALPRLVHDRLNRPNVEPAVLLELGRLRKAQEHTNRLLSVVAAVLAAGLALIIWFSTR
- a CDS encoding ubiquinone biosynthesis accessory factor UbiJ → MLPIPVLPDPGRPAVRALNALLRREDWARARLARHAGKTVRLAVGAFKLSLTIDSEGYADVADPAVVPDVTLTGDPARFRVARLFQGGSENADPAAAARARADAIADMTHISGDAGLAQVVAELAAQLRWDVEDDLARWFGDIAAARLVGGARALSSGLRGAAARLGNNLVEYLAQERPILTPRPLMESWAADIARANATLDVAQARFLALQARLQRMQDQRGAANAGHGGA
- a CDS encoding Tim44 domain-containing protein: MSAPYFRRFLAAALVAVTGMAMIATSFDAEARRVGGGGSIGRQSPNVTMQRQATTPPSTGTGPAAASAAAPAAGAAAAGAAGATARSGASRWLGPIAGIAAGLGLAALLSHLGLSGAFAEMLSSLLLIALVVFAVMFIVRRLRGAGPRPAMQGAYGMARQADTPAQQQPAAWRDALPAAGAAGAAAGAAAPAATSGFGTQSGAAPRADAESNWFIPGDFDTPAFLKQAKEQFVRIQGVWDSGDTERLREYLTDDLIVELKPQLTERQGAPNRTEVVLLNAEMLGIEAVSDGHLASVRFSGMLREEPGAEAFRFEEVWNLFKPTQGGWLLAGIQQIPVHAS